ACTAAGCCTACCACCAGCCACAACCAGACCGGTACCCGCCGCCGATGGCGCACTGGCCGCCGCACACGGGGGCGGCGCGGCTCATCAGGTGGTAGTTCGTCGTCGGCAAGCGGTGGACGTTGTCCGGCTCGACGGCGATAGATCGGGCCATATTCCTGATAGTAGCGATTGTTCGGCATACGGATGCAGCAACCTTAATAACACCGGATTACTCGCATTGTACAAAACCTTGAGCGTGGCGACAAGTTTCGGATCAGGATATGAAAGTGAATCTGGCAGGTTGGCGTCGGGGTAGAACAGGTTGGGAACTACGAAACGACAGCGCGCCTGTTTCAAGATTGGAAGCTGGAAACACGGTATTCCTTTTGCTGATATGGGCAGGAGGCATCAGCATGGCAAAGATCAGGCAGAAAAAAGCACCACACCCGGCCATTTGGTCGGGTGTGGTTGAGTGTCGTATGATAACGACAATTACGGCTGAATGGTGCCGGCGAGATTGTTGAACAGGTCGCTAATGTTCTGGCCGAGCAGGGTCAGAGCACCGATAACGACGACTGCGATCAGAACGAGGATGAGTGCGTACTCGACCAGACCCTGGCCCTCTTCCTTGGCGAAGAAGCTGCGAAGCATTGTGAACATCCTGAATACTAGTGCGGTTTTACTATTCCCGTGGAGTACCTCTCCACGCTTCGTAGTATATATGCTCGGGCAGGTTTTGCCAATAGCCTGAGGGTACTATTTTGTGTCGGTACTGAATAAGATAGGGGGAGACGAATGAAGGTACTGATGTACTATGCGTCGATGAAGATTTTGTTATTTTGATCGCGTACAAAGTATAGTACTACTATTTATCGTAATACATTATTTCATAAGTCGATGGTTTTGTCAAACATATCAGTTGCGCAATACGGTCAAATAACCCGAACATCGATACCTGTTCGGACGTCGTGCCCACTAACAGCAATGTGAGGAACCTCACGGCAACGGTACGGTCGCCGCCACTCGCGTGCCGCGACCAATAGAACTCTCAATACCAAATTCGCCCTGCAAGAGTACCTCGATCTGCTGGCGCATGTTCGCCAGCCCCATGTTCTTGCGGGTACCAGCGCTGGCAATCGCTTCTTTGACTGCGAAGCCATTCCCATTGTCTTCGATCAGTATCTGAAGGACGTTGTCGCTGTTTTCGAGCATTACGCGGGCCTGGGTCGCCCCAGAATGGCGTACAACATTATTGATAGCTTCCTGAATGAACCGGAAGATTGTTACTTCATAGTGACCTGGCAGACGCTGGTCGAGGTTTTGCACCATCAGGTTAATGTCGATCTTGTGTTTTTCGGCAACCTGAGCGACATAGCGGCGCAGGGTGGGTACCAGACCCAGATCGTCGAGGGTCATTGGTCGGAGATCGAAGATGAATTTGCGCGTCTCTTGCAGCGTGTTATTGACTGCTGTCTTGAGGGCAACCAGTTCAGCACGGGCCTGATCAAGGTCGCGGTCAAGCAAGCGCTGGCAGATTTCAGCCCGCAGCACCAGGTTGCTCATCGCCTGGGCCGGGCCATCGTGCATCTGGAGCGAGATGCGCAGCCGTTCACTCTCTTGCGATTGAATAATGTTGGCAATCATGGTCTGCGGATCGAAGGGGAGATCGGCGACCTTTGCACTCCGCGCTAACTCACTTGCAGCCTGTTCCAGCAATTCAACCACATCACTCAGCAGACTCTGCCGGTTGCGCAGGGCTTCGCGACGGGCTTGCAACTGATCGACTTGCGCTCGCATGGTCTGCAAGCGCATCTGCACTTCGATCAGCGTGCTGAAGAAGGTCTTGATGTCGGTTTTCTCGTAACGATCCAGGTTGACATCGAGATCACGTACCCGGTTGGCGATTGAGGTTTCGCGCATCGCCAACCGATCCACTTCAGCCATATTCTGGCGCAACAACGACTCTACCTCGTTGATTTCACGGCGGGTGCGATCAATCTCGTCGCGGTAGGCCTGAATGGCGTTTGTGATGCGCTGTTGTAGTTCTTCGCCTGACACTGCTGATTCTCCTCTGCTGCCCGTGCAACCGGTCTCTCTGCTGCTCAGATTATAGACGGTTCAGCCAGAGGATGCAACGTTTTGTGTGCAACCCGGCCGACCGGCCTGTTAATCACGGTTACGCTGAATTATCTCGTCGTGCGATCACGACAATGACACGTCCACCTCAATTGTCAAGTCCTAACGCACATAACCGGCGGGATTTGGTATCATACCATGCAGAGTGTTCGCTAATACGGAAGGGCAAGAGTATGGAACTTCGCCATCTGCGCTACTTTGAAGCCGTAGCCCGTCATTCACACGTGACTCGCGCCGCAGCCGAGCTGCATATCGCCCAACCAGCACTCAGTAAGCAGATCAGTCAGCTTGAACGGGAACTGGGTATTACCCTCTTTGATCGGGTAGGGCGTAGTTTACGCCTGACAGAAGCTGGTGAAGCTCTGTTACCGTATGCGCGGGCCATTCTTGCTCAGGTCGAAGAGGCACGGGCTGCGATGGCCGAGCGCATTGGCTTGAAAGCCGGTCGGGTTACCATAGGCGCACCTCCAACCGTGGGTGCCCATCTCTTGCCACCACTGCTCACCATCTTTCATCAGCGGTATCCCGGTATCACGTTGCGCCTGCACGAGGCAGGGATACAGTCACTGCTCGATCTGCTGGAAGCCGGTATCACTGATCTAGCCGTTGTTGCGCTGCCGGTGACCGATGAACAGTTGACGGTAACCCCGCTGTTGAACGAGCCGCTGGTTCTGATTGTCAGTACGACCCACCCACTGGCCCGGCGCAGTGAAGTGATGATGACGGAGTTGCGTCACGAACGCTGGATTCTATCCCCATCAAGCTATGAGTTGCGCGAAGCAACCTTAAAGGCCTGTCGCGAGGCTGGTTTTACGCCTCAGACCGTGCTGGAGGGCGGGGAAACGGAAACCCTGGTGCGGTTTGTGGCCGCCGGATTGGGAGTGTCGCTGGTACCTGCCCTGGCTGTCGCCGGTTGTACTGATGTCGTGCGCCTAACGGTGTCTGACCAACATCTGACCCGTTCACTCGGCCTGGTCTGGCGGAGTGATCGCACAGCTTCGCCGGCAGCCCGTGCCTTGCGCGAGTTTCTGGTGAACGAAGTGCGCCAGCGGCCAATTGAGACCTTTATCCGTCCCTAAGCTGTTCAAGCCGGGCAAAACTCGCCAATAGTCGGCGTTCGCGATCAGCAAAACGGACGGTCACCTCTTCATCACCTTCGATCAGGCGGCTGTCAACGACAATTCCTTCGCCGAAGGTGGCGTGTCGCACGCGCTGTCCAGGGAAGAAAACGGCTTTTTGTGGTGTGGGAAGCGGAGCCTGGTTTCTTGACGTGCGTCGGTTCTGCTCAGACTGACCAGAGGTGCGGAACTGCCACGTTGTCCCAGCTACAGCGGGAATAGCCCGATAACCACGACGATGCACCTGCTGGACGAGTGTCGGTGGAATGTCGTTGAGAAACCGAGAGCGGGCACCGATATTCACGCGACCGAACATGGTGCGTTTTGTCGCATGACAGAGGTATAAACGCCGTTGGGCACGGGTCATCCCGACGTAAAGGAGACGGCGCTCTTCTTCAATCGAGTCGCGGTTATCCAGCGACCGGCTATGCGGCAGCAGTCCCTCTTCAATCCCTAGCAGAAAGACACAGGGAAACTCAAGCCCTTTCGCCTGATGGAGTGTGATGCAGGTGACCGTATCGCTGTTGCGATCAATCGCATCAACATCGGCAACCAGAGCAATCTCTTCGAGAAAGGCAGTAAGTTGAGTCTCAACCGGCAAGTTGACATACTTCAAGGCCGCATTTCGTAACTCCTGCACGTTGCGCCAGCGATCATCGGCTTCATCGCCATCGTATTCGCTGTAGAGGGTTGCGCGCACGTCGATTCGATTGAGCAGATAATCGATCAGATCACTCAGCGCCATCATTCCGTGCAACTGATGCAGCTCGCTCAGCAGGCGATAAAACTCAGTCAGTGCAGTACGCGCTCGTCCACCAAAGGGATGGGAAATCGCATCATTGTCGGCAATCTCGCGCAACGCCTGATAGAGTGGTAGTCCCAACGTCCTGGCCCAGGCGATCAGCTCCGCAACGGTACGCTCGCCAATCCCACGACCTGGCCAGTTGATGATGCGTTGTAGACTGACGCTATCGTATGGATTTGCTATCAGCCGGAGATACGCGAGCACATCTTTGATCTCTTTGCGTTCGTAGAAACGCACCCCACCAACCACGTAGTACGGCACACCGGCATGAATGAGAGCCTCTTCAACCAGACGGGACTGCGCATTGGTACGGTACATGATGGCGCAATCGCCGGGACGAGCCTTTCCTTCCGCGATTAAGCGCAGAATTTCATCAACGACAAACTGGACTTCGTCCTCTTCATCGCTTGCCTCGTACAGCGTGACCGCCTCGCCTTTGCCGTTGACCGTCCAGAGGTTTTTGGCGTATTTGCGTTGGGGGCTGGCGTGCATCAACGCCTGCGCAGCATCGAGAATAGCCTGCGTGCTGCGATAATTCTGTTCGAGCAAAATCACCCTGGCATCGGGATAATCGTGTTCAAATTGCAAGATATTACGAATATCGGCGCCACGCCAGGCATAGATACTCTGTGCTTCATCCCCGACCACAAACAGATTGCGGTCGCGTTCGGCAAGAGCACGCACGATCAGATACTGCGCACGGTTCGTATCCTGATACTCATCGACGAGCAGGAACCGGTAGCGCTGATGGTAATGATGAAGGATGGCAGGATGTTCCTGGAACAGGCGCACCGTTTCGACGAGCAGATCATCGAAGTCGAGCGCGTTGCTTTCAATCAGGAGCTGTTGGTACCGTGTGTAGCAACGGGCGACAATCTCGTCGAAGTAGCTACGGGCAGTGCGAGCAAATGCCTCTGGATCAACCAGCTCATTTTTGGCTCGTGAAATGACCCCTAGAATAGCGCGCGGCGGATACTGCTTTTCATTGAGATTCAGTTCGCGCAACACCCGCTTCATCAGGCGTTCTTGATCATCGCTATCGTAGATCACGAAGTCACGTTCACGACCGAGATGAACAATATCGCGTCGCAGCCAGCGCGTACAAATCGCATGAAAGGTACCGATGGTTATCTCATGAGCAACGGTTTCGCCCACGAGCAGGTTCAGACGTTCGCGAATCTCACGCGCTGCCTTGTTGGTGAAGGTGACTGCCAGTATCTGAAGCGGATCAATCCCCGTCTCGGCGATCAGATAGGCGATCCGGTGGGTAAGCACACGAGTCTTACCACTTCCCGGCCCGGCCAATACCAGCACCGGCCCGGTAACGGTGGTCACGGCACGTTGCTGGGGTTCATTGAGGTTAGCTAAAAGATCACCTGTCATGATCGATTTGGGAATTGGTAATACGTTCTGACAATTCAGGCACGAACAGTATAGCACACCTGCTTTGCTGGCAGGTGGGTTGTTTGATGATGATATCAACTTTTGACAATAATGAGCATTGTCCAGGTGTAATCTTCGTGTTAACGTGCTACCGGGTGTGCCGGCGACACGCCACGTGGGTCGTCGCTGACCCAGAAGCATCGCTTCAGCACATCTGCACTCAGGTGCGCCGCCAGGATGATGGCTGGATAGCATGTCATCCGTTCGCTACGTAGATGAGGCGCTATGAGGTAGTCGGTGGTGCGACGAGCCGGTAAGGTGGAACCCTGCCTCAATGTGGAAAAGCCGGCAGACTAAAACCCCCTGTGCAGTTCAGCACAGGGGGTTTATTCATCGCATAGACAAGTGTTTAATCAGCCGAAGCCGGTGCCTGAGCGATCTCTTTGAGCGCCTCGCTCTCGCGCTTGCTCTGCCAGATTGCCCAGACCAACGCCGCGCCACAGATGATCATGGCGATAATCACGC
This genomic window from Chloroflexus aurantiacus J-10-fl contains:
- a CDS encoding Flp family type IVb pilin, encoding MLRSFFAKEEGQGLVEYALILVLIAVVVIGALTLLGQNISDLFNNLAGTIQP
- a CDS encoding sensor histidine kinase; translation: MSGEELQQRITNAIQAYRDEIDRTRREINEVESLLRQNMAEVDRLAMRETSIANRVRDLDVNLDRYEKTDIKTFFSTLIEVQMRLQTMRAQVDQLQARREALRNRQSLLSDVVELLEQAASELARSAKVADLPFDPQTMIANIIQSQESERLRISLQMHDGPAQAMSNLVLRAEICQRLLDRDLDQARAELVALKTAVNNTLQETRKFIFDLRPMTLDDLGLVPTLRRYVAQVAEKHKIDINLMVQNLDQRLPGHYEVTIFRFIQEAINNVVRHSGATQARVMLENSDNVLQILIEDNGNGFAVKEAIASAGTRKNMGLANMRQQIEVLLQGEFGIESSIGRGTRVAATVPLP
- a CDS encoding LysR family transcriptional regulator is translated as MELRHLRYFEAVARHSHVTRAAAELHIAQPALSKQISQLERELGITLFDRVGRSLRLTEAGEALLPYARAILAQVEEARAAMAERIGLKAGRVTIGAPPTVGAHLLPPLLTIFHQRYPGITLRLHEAGIQSLLDLLEAGITDLAVVALPVTDEQLTVTPLLNEPLVLIVSTTHPLARRSEVMMTELRHERWILSPSSYELREATLKACREAGFTPQTVLEGGETETLVRFVAAGLGVSLVPALAVAGCTDVVRLTVSDQHLTRSLGLVWRSDRTASPAARALREFLVNEVRQRPIETFIRP
- a CDS encoding ATP-dependent helicase; translated protein: MTGDLLANLNEPQQRAVTTVTGPVLVLAGPGSGKTRVLTHRIAYLIAETGIDPLQILAVTFTNKAAREIRERLNLLVGETVAHEITIGTFHAICTRWLRRDIVHLGRERDFVIYDSDDQERLMKRVLRELNLNEKQYPPRAILGVISRAKNELVDPEAFARTARSYFDEIVARCYTRYQQLLIESNALDFDDLLVETVRLFQEHPAILHHYHQRYRFLLVDEYQDTNRAQYLIVRALAERDRNLFVVGDEAQSIYAWRGADIRNILQFEHDYPDARVILLEQNYRSTQAILDAAQALMHASPQRKYAKNLWTVNGKGEAVTLYEASDEEDEVQFVVDEILRLIAEGKARPGDCAIMYRTNAQSRLVEEALIHAGVPYYVVGGVRFYERKEIKDVLAYLRLIANPYDSVSLQRIINWPGRGIGERTVAELIAWARTLGLPLYQALREIADNDAISHPFGGRARTALTEFYRLLSELHQLHGMMALSDLIDYLLNRIDVRATLYSEYDGDEADDRWRNVQELRNAALKYVNLPVETQLTAFLEEIALVADVDAIDRNSDTVTCITLHQAKGLEFPCVFLLGIEEGLLPHSRSLDNRDSIEEERRLLYVGMTRAQRRLYLCHATKRTMFGRVNIGARSRFLNDIPPTLVQQVHRRGYRAIPAVAGTTWQFRTSGQSEQNRRTSRNQAPLPTPQKAVFFPGQRVRHATFGEGIVVDSRLIEGDEEVTVRFADRERRLLASFARLEQLRDG